Below is a window of Pseudomonas eucalypticola DNA.
GGAAACCGTGTCCACCGACTACGACACCTCCGACCGTCTGTACTTCGAGCCGCTGACCCTGGAAGACGTGCTGGAAGTGGTGCGCGTCGAGAAGCCTAAAGGCGTGATCGTCCAGTACGGCGGCCAGACCCCGCTGAAACTGGCCCGCGCCCTGGAAGAAGCTGGCGTGCCGATCATCGGTACCAGCCCGGACGCCATCGACCGCGCCGAAGACCGCGAGCGTTTCCAGCAGATGGTTCAGCGCCTGAACCTGCTGCAGCCGCCGAACGCCACCGTGCGCAGCGAAGAAGAAGCCATCCGCGCCGCTGGCGTGATCGGCTACCCGCTGGTGGTTCGCCCGTCCTACGTACTGGGCGGCCGCGCGATGGAGATCGTCTACGAACTGGACGAACTCAAGCGCTACCTGCGTGAAGCCGTGCAAGTGTCCAACGACAGCCCGGTGCTGCTGGACCACTTCCTCAACTGCGCCATCGAAATGGACGTGGACGCGGTCTGCGACGGTACCGACGTGGTGATCGGCGCGATCATGCAGCACATCGAACAGGCCGGTGTTCACTCCGGTGACTCCGCGTGCTCGCTGCCACCGTACTCGCTGCCTGCCCACGTGCAGGATGAAGTGCGCGAGCAGGTCAAGAAGATGGCCCTGGAACTGGGCGTTGTCGGCCTGATGAACGTGCAGCTGGCCCTGCAGGGCGACAAGATCTACGTGATCGAAGTCAACCCGCGCGCCTCGCGTACCGTGCCGTTCGTGTCCAAGTGCATCGGCACTTCCCTGGCCATGATCGCTGCCCGCGTGATGGCCGGCAAAACCCTGAAAGAGCTGGGCTTCACCAAGGAAATCATTCCTAACTTCTACAGCGTGAAAGAGGCGGTATTCCCCTTCGCCAAATTCCCTGGCGTGGACCCGATCCTGGGCCCAGAGATGAAGTCCACCGGTGAAGTCATGGGCGTCGGCGACACCTTCGGCGAGGCTTTCGCCAAGGCCCAGATGGGCGCCAGTGAAGTGCTGCCTACCGGCGGTACCGCGTTCATCAGCGTGCGTGATGACGACAAGCCGCTGGTGGCTGGTGTTGCCCGCGACCTGATCGCCCTGGGCTTCGAAGTGGTGGCCACCGCCGGCACCGCGCGCGTCATCGAAGAAGCCGGCCTGAAAGTACGCCGTGTGAACAAGGTGACCGAAGGTCGCCCGCACGTGGTCGACATGATCAAGAACGACGAAGTTACCCTGATCATCAACACCACCGAAGGCCGCCAGTCGATCGCTGACTCCTACTCCATCCGCCGCAACGCACTGCAGCACAAGATCTACTGCACCACCACCATTGCTGCTGGCGAAGCGATCTGCGAAGCGTTGAAGTTCGGTCCGGAAAAGACCGTGCGTCGCTTGCAGGATCTTCACGCAGGACTCAATGCATGAATAAATACCCCATGACCGTCCAGGGCGCTCGCGCCCTGGAAGAGGAGCATGCCCACCTGACCAAGGTGGTGCGGCCCAAGCTGAGCCAGGACATCGGTACTGCGCGCGAACTGGGTGACCTCAAGGAAAACGCCGAATACCATGCCGCCCGCGAACAGCAGGGCATGGTCGAGGCGCGTATCCGCGACATCGAAGGCCGCTTGCAGAACGCCGTGGTCATCGACGTCACCACCATCGAGCCAACCGGCAAGGTGATCTTCGGTACCACCGTGGAAATCGCCAACGTCGAAACCGATGAGCGGGTCAAGTACCAGATCGTCGGCGAGGACGAAGCCGATATCAAGCAGGGCAAGATCTCGGTGGGTTCGCCTATCGCTCGCGCCCTGATCGCCAAGGAAGAAGGCGATGTCGTGGCGGTGAAAACCCCCGGCGGCGTCATCGAGTACGAGATTGTCGAAGTCAGCCACATCTGATGGCCGCGGCCCGTACGCGACGGGCGCGATCATCTGGCAGCTCGCCCAGGTACTCTGGGTGGGCGGCCTGTGGGTTCTGCACCTCGGCGTGATTCCGGCGCTGGCCCATGTCGGGCTGGCCCCGGCGCTGATCGAGGACATAGGAACGCAAATCGGCGGGTTGCTGACCGGTTTCTGTGCATTCTGTGCCGTCGTGCAGATGCTGGTGCTGGTCAGTGGCCAGGGGTTTGCTGCCCTGTGGCGGGACATGCGTGGACAGTTGCTGTCCATGGCCGTGCTGGTTGCCGCGCTGTATGGCGGGGTGACACACTGGTCGCCCGAACCGCTGCGCTGGCAGTTGTTCTGTTACCTGGCGATGGGCCTTCTGGGCCTGGCGCTGGTGTTGCAGCCGGTACCGGGCAGGGCGCGCGAGGCGCGCCACTGACCGCGGGTCAACATCACTTGTAGCGGTGGATGTTCGACAGCTGCTTGTTGGGCTGCGGGTTGCGGCGGTAGATCAGCGCTTTCTTGCCGATGGTCTGCACCAGCTCGGCGCGGCCTGCCTTGCACAGTTCGGCAATGATGGCGGCACGGGCTTCGCGATCTTCGGCGCGAATCTCGACCTTGATCAATTCGTGATCGACGAGCGCGCGCTCGAGTTCGTCGGTAACGCCCTCAGTCAGGCCATTGCCTGCCACAATCAGAACAGGTTTCAGATCGTGGCCAATGGATTTGTACTGTTTCTTCTGCTCGTTAGTGAGCGGCATAATCTGACCCTTAGTTTGGATTTTGCAAAAATGGCGGCCATTTTACCCGAGGGCCCGTGGATCCGCCCAATTAATCACGACCCTTATCATCGAGGTGCCCAGTGGCCCGTTCCAAAACCAGCCTTGGTTGGCTGAAAGAACATTTCAACGACCCTTACGTCAAAATGGCGCAAAAGGATGGCTATCGCTCGCGCGCCAGCTACAAATTGCTCGAAATCCAGGAAAAGTACCGGCTGATCCGCCCTGGCATGAGTGTGATCGACCTCGGCGCGGCCCCCGGTGGCTGGTCGCAGGTGACCAGTCGTCTGATTGGCGGCCAGGGGCGTCTGATTGCGTCCGATATCCTGGAAATGGACAGCATCCCGGACGTGACCTTCATTCGCGGCGACTTCACCGAAGACTCGGTATTGGCCGAGATCCTGGAAGCGGTCGGTAATTCGCACGTGGACCTTGTGATTTCCGATATGGCCCCCAATATGAGTGGTACGCCCGAGGTCGACATGCCCAAGGCCATGTTCCTGTGCGAACTGGCACTGGACTTGGCGGGCCGGGTGCTCAAGCCCGGTGGCGACTTCGTGATCAAGATTTTCCAGGGTGAAGGCTTCGACCAGTACTTGAAGGATGCCCGCAAGAAGTTCGACAAGGTGATCATGCTCAAGCCCGATTCTTCCAGGGGCCGCTCCCGCGAACAATACATGCTGGGGCGCGGTTACAAGGGCGAGTAAAGGGCAGGCAGGGAAGGTGGCGAGGTAGCCCATAGCTTTTTCCAATCGGCCGGAATGCCTCGCCTGGATCGACATCGTGTAGTCTAGTTTTCACAAAGGGTTACAGACGGCACCTGCAGACACGTAGGTTATGTAGTAAGTTAAGCCGGTGATTATCATGCGAAGCACACCTGCGCGTGTTGCGGGTAGCAGGCTTCAGAGGGTAGCGAATTGAACGATATGGCAAAGAATCTGATCCTGTGGTTGATCATTGCGGCCGTGCTGGTGACGGTAATGAACAACTTCTCAAGCCCCAATGAGCCTCAGACCCTCAACTATTCCGACTTCATTCAGCAGGTCAAGGATGGCAAGGTCGAGAAAATCACCGTGGACGGCGCAGTCATCACCGGCAAGCGCAACGACGGTGACAACTTCAAGACCATCCGGCCGAACATTGCTGACAACGGCCTGATCGGTGACCTGGTCGACAACCACGTGGCCATTGAAGGCAAGCAGCCAGAGCAGCAGAGCATCTGGACTCAATTGCTGGTCGCCAGCTTCCCTATACTCGTCATCATCGCGGTGTTCATGTTCTTCATGCGCCAGATGCAGGGCGGTGCGGGCGGCAAGGGCGGGCCGATGAGTTTCGGCAAGAGCAAGGCGCGCCTGCTGTCCGAAGACCAGGTAAAAACCACCCTCGCTGACGTCGCCGGTTGCGACGAGGCCAAGGAGGAAGTGGGTGAGCTGGTCGAGTTTCTGCGTGACCCGGGCAAATTCCAGCGCCTGGGCGGTCGTATTCCGCGCGGCGTGCTGATGGTAGGCCCGCCCGGTACCGGTAAGACCCTGCTGGCCAAGGCCATCGCGGGTGAAGCCAAGGTGCCGTTCTTCACCATTTCCGGTTCGGACTTCGTGGAAATGTTCGTCGGTGTCGGCGCCAGCCGTGTGCGTGACATGTTCGAACAGGCCAAGAAGCACGCGCCGTGCATCATCTTCATCGACGAAATCGACGCTGTCGGTCGCCACCGTGGCGCCGGCATGGGTGGCGGTCACGACGAGCGTGAGCAGACCCTCAACCAGTTGCTGGTGGAGATGGACGGCTTCGAAATGAACGATGGCATCATCGTCATCGCCGCTACCAACCGTCCTGACGTACTGGACCCTGCGCTGCTGCGTCCTGGCCGTTTCGACCGCCAGGTGGTGGTTGGCCTGCCGGACATTCGTGGTCGCGAGCAGATCCTCAAGGTGCACATGCGCAAGGCTCCACTGGGTGACGACGTCAACCCGGCGGTCATCGCGCGCGGTACCCCCGGTTTCTCCGGTGCCGACCTGGCCAACCTGGTCAACGAGGCCTCGCTGTTCGCGGCCCGCAACGGCAAGCGCATCGTCGAGATGAAGGAATTCGAACTCGCCAAAGACAAAATCATGATGGGCGCCGAGCGCAAGACCATGGTCATGTCCGAGAAAGAGAAGCAGAACACTGCTTACCACGAAGCGGGTCACGCCATCGTCGGCCGTATCGTGCCCGAGCACGACCCGGTCTACAAAGTGTCGATCATTCCCCGTGGTCGCGCCCTCGGTGTGACCATGTTCCTTCCTGAGGAAGACCGCTACAGCCTGTCCAAGCGTGCGCTGATCAGCCAGATCTGCTCGCTCTACGGCGGCCGTATCGCCGAGGAGATGACCCTGGGCTTCGACGGTGTCACCACCGGCGCGTCCAACGACATCATGCGCGCCAGCCAGATCGCGCGGAACATGGTGACCAAGTGGGGCTTGTCCGAGAAACTGGGCCCGCTGCTGTACGCCGAAGACGAAGACCAGGGTTTCCTGGGTCGTGGCGGCAGCGGTGCGAATTCCAGTGTCTCGGGTGAAACCGCGAAAATGATCGACCTGGAAGTGCGCAGCATCATTGACCAGTGCTACGGCACGGCCAAGCAGATCCTCACCGATAACCGCGACAAGCTGGACGCCATGGCGGATGCCTTGATGAAATACGAGACCATCGATGCCGATCAGATCGACGACATCATGGCCGGCCGTACGCCGCGCGAGCCGCGCGACTGGTCGGGTGGTCCTGGCTCCACGGGCACCCCGGTGCCGCGGGACGAGCGTCCCGAGAGCCCGATCGGCGGTCCTGCAGCTCAACACTAAGGCTCGACATGACTTCAAAGCAGTACCCAACCCGGTTGCCTTGCGGCAACCGGGTTCTTGATTTAAGCCGTACCCATGTCATGGGTATCCTCAACGTCACCCCCGATTCCTTCTCCGACGGCGGCCGTTTCAACCAGCGCGACGGGGCCTTGCGCCACGCCGAGGCCATGGTTGCCGCCGGCGCCACCCTGATTGACGTGGGTGGCGAGTCCACCCGGCCGGGTGCGCGCGTGGTCTCGCCCATCGAAGAGCTGGAGCGGGTAGCCCCCATCGTCGAGGCCATTGCCCGCGAACTGGATGTGATCATCTCGGTGGATACCTCCACGCCCGCGGTCATGCGCGAGACGGCGCGCCTGGGCGCAGGCCTGATCAACGACGTGCGCTCCTTGCAGCGTGACGGGGCGCTGGACGCTGCCGCGGCCACCGGCCTGCCGGTGTGCCTGATGCACATGCTGGGCGAGCCGGGCGACATGCAGGACGACCCCCGGTACGTTGATCTGGTGGGTGAAGTGACGGGTTTTCTCGAGGCGCGCATGCAGGCGTGCGAAGCGGCGGGTATCCCGGCCGAGCGCATCATCCTCGACCCGGGCTTTGGTTTCGCCAAGACGCACGCGCACAACCTCAGCCTGTTCAAGCATATGCAGGCGCTGGATGCCCTTGGGCGGCCGCTGCTGGTCGGCGTGTCGCGCAAGAGCATCGTTGGCCTGGCACTGGGTCGCCCCGTCTCGGAGCGGCTCTACGGCAGCTTGGCGCTGGCCGCATTGGCCATGTTCAAGGGCGCACGGATCCTTCGGGTGCACGATGTGGCCGAAACCGTCGATGTCGTACGAATGATCACAGCGGTCGACACCGCTGAATAAGAATGACGGAGCACACATGAGCAGAAAATACTTTGGCACCGACGGTATTCGCGGTCGTGTCGGGGAATACCCCATTACCCCTGATTTCATGCTCAAGCTGGGCTGGGCGGCCGGCATGGCGTTCCGCAAGATGGGTGCCTGCCGCGTGCTGGTCGGCAAGGACACGCGCATCTCGGGCTACATGTTCGAGTCGGCCCTTGAGGCAGGCCTGTCGGCCGCCGGCGCCGACGTGATGCTGCTGGGCCCGATGCCCACGCCGGCCATCGCCTACCTGACCCGTACTTTCCACGCCGAGGCGGGGATTGTCATCAGTGCATCGCACAACCCCCATGACGACAACGGCATCAAGTTCTTCTCGGGCCAGGGCACCAAGCTGCCCGACGAGATCGAGTTGATGATCGAAGAATTGCTCGACACGCCGATGACCGTCGCCGAGTCGAGCAAGCTGGGCAAGGTATCGCGCATCAACGATGCGGCCGGCCGCTACATCGAATTCTGCAAGAGCAGCGTGCCCACCAGCACCGACTTCGCCGGCCTCAAGCTGGTGATCGACTGCGCCCACGGTGCCACCTACAAGGTCGCCCCCAACGTGTTCCGCGAGCTGGGCGCCCAGGTCACGGTACTGTCGGCGGCGCCTGACGGCCTGAACATCAACGACAACTGCGGCTCCACCCACATGGAAGCCTTGCAGGCGGCCGTGCTGGTGGGCCACGCCGACCTGGGCATTGCCTTCGACGGCGATGGCGACCGGGTGCTGATGGTCGACCACACGGGGGCCATCGTCGACGGTGACGAGCTGTTGTTCATCATTGCCCGCGACCTGCAGGAGCGCAACAAGCTGCATGGCGGCGTGGTGGGCACCTTGATGAGCAACCTGGGCCTTGAGCTGGCACTGGAAGAGCTGTCCATTCCGTTCACCCGCGCCAAGGTGGGCGACCGTTATGTCATGGCTGAGCTCAAGGAGCGTGACTGGCAGCTGGGCGGCGAAAACTCCGGCCACATCGTCTGCTGTCAGCACACCACCACCGGTGACGCGATCATCGCTGCGCTGCAGGTCCTGCTGGCGCTCAAGCGTCGTGACGAAACCCTGGCCCAGGCCCGCCACGGACTGCGCAAATGCCCGCAGGTGCTGGTCAACG
It encodes the following:
- the greA gene encoding transcription elongation factor GreA, producing MNKYPMTVQGARALEEEHAHLTKVVRPKLSQDIGTARELGDLKENAEYHAAREQQGMVEARIRDIEGRLQNAVVIDVTTIEPTGKVIFGTTVEIANVETDERVKYQIVGEDEADIKQGKISVGSPIARALIAKEEGDVVAVKTPGGVIEYEIVEVSHI
- a CDS encoding MFS transporter, with translation MSKSATSDGRGPYATGAIIWQLAQVLWVGGLWVLHLGVIPALAHVGLAPALIEDIGTQIGGLLTGFCAFCAVVQMLVLVSGQGFAALWRDMRGQLLSMAVLVAALYGGVTHWSPEPLRWQLFCYLAMGLLGLALVLQPVPGRAREARH
- the yhbY gene encoding ribosome assembly RNA-binding protein YhbY, coding for MPLTNEQKKQYKSIGHDLKPVLIVAGNGLTEGVTDELERALVDHELIKVEIRAEDREARAAIIAELCKAGRAELVQTIGKKALIYRRNPQPNKQLSNIHRYK
- the rlmE gene encoding 23S rRNA (uridine(2552)-2'-O)-methyltransferase RlmE, which translates into the protein MARSKTSLGWLKEHFNDPYVKMAQKDGYRSRASYKLLEIQEKYRLIRPGMSVIDLGAAPGGWSQVTSRLIGGQGRLIASDILEMDSIPDVTFIRGDFTEDSVLAEILEAVGNSHVDLVISDMAPNMSGTPEVDMPKAMFLCELALDLAGRVLKPGGDFVIKIFQGEGFDQYLKDARKKFDKVIMLKPDSSRGRSREQYMLGRGYKGE
- the ftsH gene encoding ATP-dependent zinc metalloprotease FtsH; translation: MAKNLILWLIIAAVLVTVMNNFSSPNEPQTLNYSDFIQQVKDGKVEKITVDGAVITGKRNDGDNFKTIRPNIADNGLIGDLVDNHVAIEGKQPEQQSIWTQLLVASFPILVIIAVFMFFMRQMQGGAGGKGGPMSFGKSKARLLSEDQVKTTLADVAGCDEAKEEVGELVEFLRDPGKFQRLGGRIPRGVLMVGPPGTGKTLLAKAIAGEAKVPFFTISGSDFVEMFVGVGASRVRDMFEQAKKHAPCIIFIDEIDAVGRHRGAGMGGGHDEREQTLNQLLVEMDGFEMNDGIIVIAATNRPDVLDPALLRPGRFDRQVVVGLPDIRGREQILKVHMRKAPLGDDVNPAVIARGTPGFSGADLANLVNEASLFAARNGKRIVEMKEFELAKDKIMMGAERKTMVMSEKEKQNTAYHEAGHAIVGRIVPEHDPVYKVSIIPRGRALGVTMFLPEEDRYSLSKRALISQICSLYGGRIAEEMTLGFDGVTTGASNDIMRASQIARNMVTKWGLSEKLGPLLYAEDEDQGFLGRGGSGANSSVSGETAKMIDLEVRSIIDQCYGTAKQILTDNRDKLDAMADALMKYETIDADQIDDIMAGRTPREPRDWSGGPGSTGTPVPRDERPESPIGGPAAQH
- the folP gene encoding dihydropteroate synthase yields the protein MTSKQYPTRLPCGNRVLDLSRTHVMGILNVTPDSFSDGGRFNQRDGALRHAEAMVAAGATLIDVGGESTRPGARVVSPIEELERVAPIVEAIARELDVIISVDTSTPAVMRETARLGAGLINDVRSLQRDGALDAAAATGLPVCLMHMLGEPGDMQDDPRYVDLVGEVTGFLEARMQACEAAGIPAERIILDPGFGFAKTHAHNLSLFKHMQALDALGRPLLVGVSRKSIVGLALGRPVSERLYGSLALAALAMFKGARILRVHDVAETVDVVRMITAVDTAE
- the glmM gene encoding phosphoglucosamine mutase encodes the protein MSRKYFGTDGIRGRVGEYPITPDFMLKLGWAAGMAFRKMGACRVLVGKDTRISGYMFESALEAGLSAAGADVMLLGPMPTPAIAYLTRTFHAEAGIVISASHNPHDDNGIKFFSGQGTKLPDEIELMIEELLDTPMTVAESSKLGKVSRINDAAGRYIEFCKSSVPTSTDFAGLKLVIDCAHGATYKVAPNVFRELGAQVTVLSAAPDGLNINDNCGSTHMEALQAAVLVGHADLGIAFDGDGDRVLMVDHTGAIVDGDELLFIIARDLQERNKLHGGVVGTLMSNLGLELALEELSIPFTRAKVGDRYVMAELKERDWQLGGENSGHIVCCQHTTTGDAIIAALQVLLALKRRDETLAQARHGLRKCPQVLVNVRFAGGDVDPIEHPSVKLACERVTEAMAGRGRVLLRKSGTEPLVRVMVEGDDERAVSAYADELAKVVSEVCA